Proteins encoded together in one Acidobacteriota bacterium window:
- a CDS encoding type III polyketide synthase → MSFHIYGVGTASPPCSISQEHAVALARAYGCTTEEHQRQLKALYRLTRVKTRHSVVLDSDSRDGIPRQSFFPAMQNSEDRGPTTTERMARYEKEAPPLAARAAGVALAEAGLAPGAVTHVVTVSCTGFAAPNFDVGLIRDLGLNWTVARTHVGFMGCHGALNGLRVAKAYADSIPDARVLVCAVELCSLHYQYGWNGDRLVANAIFADGAAAIVGGGRPRAQEDEWVLSANGASLLEDSAELMAWRIGNHGFEMSLSARVPGVIERELRPWLDGWLAAEGTAVDQIASWAVHPGGPRILEACARTIGLQRNDYAVSQEVLGEFGNMSSPTILFILDRLRRRHAPRPCLAIGFGPGLAVEAALFR, encoded by the coding sequence ATGAGTTTCCACATCTATGGTGTTGGCACGGCGTCGCCGCCGTGTTCCATTTCCCAGGAGCATGCTGTTGCTCTGGCGCGGGCGTACGGCTGCACGACCGAGGAACATCAACGGCAACTGAAGGCGCTGTACCGGCTGACGCGCGTCAAGACCCGGCACAGTGTCGTGCTGGATTCCGACAGCCGCGACGGGATCCCGCGCCAGTCGTTCTTTCCGGCCATGCAGAACAGCGAGGATCGCGGACCGACGACGACCGAGCGCATGGCGCGCTACGAGAAGGAGGCTCCGCCTCTTGCGGCCAGGGCCGCCGGTGTCGCGCTGGCCGAGGCCGGGCTTGCCCCTGGCGCCGTCACTCACGTGGTGACGGTATCGTGCACGGGGTTCGCCGCGCCGAACTTCGACGTCGGTCTGATTCGAGACCTCGGCCTCAACTGGACCGTGGCGCGCACGCACGTCGGATTCATGGGCTGCCACGGCGCGTTGAACGGTCTGCGCGTCGCGAAGGCGTACGCCGACAGCATCCCGGATGCGCGCGTTCTGGTGTGCGCCGTTGAGTTGTGCTCGCTGCACTACCAGTACGGCTGGAACGGCGACCGGTTGGTCGCCAACGCGATCTTCGCGGATGGTGCGGCGGCCATCGTGGGCGGCGGCCGACCGCGGGCACAGGAAGATGAATGGGTGCTCTCGGCGAATGGCGCCTCCTTGCTCGAAGATTCGGCAGAGTTGATGGCGTGGCGCATTGGCAACCACGGGTTCGAGATGTCGCTGTCGGCGCGCGTGCCCGGCGTGATCGAGCGCGAGTTGCGGCCGTGGCTGGATGGATGGCTCGCGGCAGAGGGCACAGCGGTGGATCAGATTGCCAGTTGGGCCGTGCACCCGGGCGGGCCGCGGATTCTTGAGGCCTGCGCCAGGACGATTGGCCTTCAACGCAACGATTACGCGGTGTCCCAGGAAGTGCTTGGCGAGTTCGGCAACATGTCGTCACCGACGATCCTCTTCATCCTGGATCGGCTGCGCCGCCGCCACGCGCCACGGCCTTGCCTGGCGATTGGTTTCGGGCCTGGCCTCGCGGTCGAAGCCGCGCTCTTCCGGTAG
- the serS gene encoding serine--tRNA ligase: MLDAAFVRDHPDVVREALTRRGMRMDVELDALALLDAERRVKIPEVEELKRQQNASSGEIARAKKAGQDVAHVFAANKARGQQIKELETQLDNLEERRRAILLTIPNLPHESVPIGASAADNREVRRWGEPPRFDFAPKAHWDLGALLGILDFERAARMSGARFAVLMGAGARLSRALVDFMLDLHTREHGFTEIDPPFLVNAAALVGTGNLPKFEADLFKIAGDWDLYLVPTAEVPLTNLHRGEILDGRKLPIRYAAYTPCFRSEAGSHGQDVRGLIRQHQFHKVEMVKFATPDQSFDELESMVASGEEVLKRLGLPYRTMLLCTGDMGFASAKTYDIEVWLPSQETYREISSCSNTMAFQARRAGIKYRPDGTGKVEFVHTLNGSGLAVGRTLIAILENYQQRDGSVVIPEALRSYMRGMEIIEPARP; the protein is encoded by the coding sequence ATGCTCGATGCCGCATTCGTTCGTGATCATCCTGACGTCGTCCGCGAGGCACTCACCCGGCGCGGGATGCGCATGGATGTTGAGCTTGACGCGCTGGCGCTGCTTGACGCCGAACGGCGCGTGAAGATCCCGGAAGTTGAAGAACTGAAGCGCCAGCAGAATGCCTCGTCCGGCGAGATCGCGCGGGCGAAGAAGGCCGGGCAGGACGTCGCCCACGTGTTTGCCGCCAACAAGGCCCGCGGCCAGCAGATCAAGGAACTCGAAACCCAACTCGACAACCTGGAGGAGCGCCGCCGGGCCATTCTCCTGACCATTCCCAACCTGCCCCACGAATCGGTGCCGATTGGCGCGAGCGCCGCCGACAACAGGGAAGTGCGGCGGTGGGGCGAGCCGCCGCGGTTCGACTTTGCGCCGAAGGCGCACTGGGATCTTGGTGCGCTCCTGGGGATTCTTGATTTCGAGCGGGCGGCGCGCATGTCGGGCGCGCGGTTTGCCGTGCTGATGGGCGCGGGCGCGCGGCTGAGCCGGGCGCTGGTCGACTTCATGCTCGACCTGCACACGCGCGAGCACGGCTTCACGGAAATCGATCCACCGTTTCTCGTCAACGCGGCCGCGCTGGTCGGCACAGGCAACTTGCCGAAGTTCGAGGCGGACCTGTTCAAGATCGCGGGCGACTGGGACCTTTACCTGGTGCCCACCGCCGAGGTGCCGCTGACCAACCTGCATCGCGGAGAGATTCTTGACGGCCGAAAGCTGCCGATCCGCTACGCCGCCTACACGCCGTGCTTCCGCAGCGAAGCCGGGTCGCACGGGCAGGACGTGCGCGGCCTCATCCGGCAGCATCAGTTCCACAAGGTCGAGATGGTCAAGTTTGCGACGCCCGATCAGTCGTTCGACGAACTCGAGAGCATGGTGGCGAGCGGAGAGGAAGTGCTGAAGCGGCTTGGGCTGCCGTATCGCACCATGCTGTTGTGCACGGGCGACATGGGGTTCGCCTCCGCCAAGACCTACGACATCGAGGTGTGGCTGCCGAGCCAGGAGACATACCGCGAGATTTCGTCGTGCAGCAACACAATGGCGTTTCAGGCGCGCCGCGCGGGCATCAAGTACCGGCCGGACGGCACGGGCAAGGTCGAATTCGTTCACACGCTCAACGGGTCGGGGCTTGCCGTCGGCCGCACACTTATCGCGATTCTCGAGAACTACCAGCAGCGCGATGGCTCTGTCGTGATTCCAGAGGCGCTGCGGTCCTACATGCGAGGGATGGAGATCATCGAGCCGGCGCGTCCGTAG
- a CDS encoding type II toxin-antitoxin system Phd/YefM family antitoxin — MRSLAISAFKAHALELVGKVASTREGIVVTKRGKPLAQVLPYQPSGDAPVAGRLAEALVFERDIVSPLRAESWEAAR, encoded by the coding sequence ATGCGAAGTCTGGCAATCAGTGCGTTCAAGGCCCATGCGCTCGAGTTGGTAGGGAAGGTGGCGAGCACGCGGGAGGGGATCGTCGTGACGAAGCGGGGCAAGCCGTTGGCCCAGGTACTGCCGTATCAACCATCAGGGGACGCGCCCGTCGCCGGGAGGCTTGCTGAGGCTCTGGTGTTCGAAAGGGATATCGTCTCGCCGTTGAGAGCGGAGTCCTGGGAAGCCGCTCGATGA
- a CDS encoding type II toxin-antitoxin system VapC family toxin: MKALLDTHVWIWWNMHPQKLTRRVRSFISTPSRYDELLLSAISVWEFAKLIEKKRLAISCDPEEWIRVALEMPKLRLVPLSPTISCRATLLPGPFHDDPADQIIVATAREENATILTADERIRAYPHCRSLW, translated from the coding sequence ATGAAGGCCCTGCTGGATACGCACGTCTGGATCTGGTGGAACATGCATCCCCAGAAGCTGACGCGGCGTGTCCGGTCGTTCATCTCCACTCCATCGCGGTATGACGAACTGCTGTTGTCGGCGATTTCGGTGTGGGAATTCGCGAAGTTGATCGAGAAGAAGCGGTTGGCCATTTCCTGCGATCCAGAAGAGTGGATTCGCGTGGCGCTGGAGATGCCCAAGCTCAGGCTTGTGCCATTGTCCCCGACCATAAGTTGTCGTGCAACCCTACTCCCCGGGCCGTTCCATGACGATCCAGCGGATCAAATCATTGTGGCGACGGCCCGGGAGGAGAATGCCACAATTCTGACCGCAGACGAGCGGATCCGCGCCTATCCTCATTGTCGCAGCCTGTGGTGA
- a CDS encoding DUF885 domain-containing protein: MIASEPLHHFVDDYLYSLRELNPTAATFDGVHEFDDLLDDFSRTGIDSQIQTLAGFARRLASISNGSLTAIERIERPMVAAHIQAKLHDLEQVRGWEQNPQFYGEVLGASLAGQALFDYAPAEDRARRVLSKLRQTPKLIQAARDNIKEPPGIFVKKGLQTLRGALRFIDVDLPKAFVAVDDLGLLSDLADAQTEASDAIKGYVDYLENDLGPKSRASFRLGPERLARKLKLEEGIELPLARLLDIGLRELGMVQEEFRRVASKIDRGDPIDTWRHVKATRLATDGIVNAAQRQVSALATFIERKDLVSLPPGEPVTAAPTPDFFRWTGASMWTPGPFEARPTRAYYYLTEADPAWLDGQKAEHYRDLNLPTLWSISIHEVYPGHFLHFQHLRRVASRARKSLLMASSGMVEGWAHYCEHMMIEAGFERQDPAVHLGQLAESLIRIARLIVAIRLHAEDMSVEQGVRFFRDEAFIEESTARREAERGTFDPGYAVYTLGKLMLLKLREDYKAHVGDAFTLRSFHDTLLGNGVATIPVHRQLMLGEHAGAAIE; the protein is encoded by the coding sequence ATGATTGCTTCGGAGCCACTGCACCATTTCGTTGACGACTACCTGTACAGCCTGCGCGAGCTGAATCCGACAGCGGCCACCTTCGACGGTGTCCACGAGTTCGACGACCTGCTGGACGACTTCAGCCGGACGGGCATCGATTCCCAGATTCAGACACTCGCGGGCTTCGCCCGGCGCCTGGCGTCGATCTCGAACGGCTCGTTGACGGCCATCGAGCGGATCGAGCGCCCGATGGTGGCGGCGCACATCCAGGCAAAGCTGCACGATCTCGAACAGGTGCGAGGATGGGAGCAGAATCCCCAATTCTACGGCGAGGTGCTCGGCGCCAGCCTGGCCGGCCAGGCGCTGTTCGACTACGCCCCGGCCGAGGATCGCGCGCGCCGGGTGCTCTCGAAGCTGCGCCAGACGCCGAAGCTCATCCAGGCCGCCCGGGACAACATCAAGGAGCCGCCCGGGATCTTCGTCAAGAAGGGCCTCCAGACCCTGCGCGGCGCGCTGCGTTTCATCGATGTTGATCTCCCGAAGGCGTTCGTTGCGGTCGACGACCTTGGCCTGTTGAGCGATCTGGCCGACGCGCAGACGGAGGCGAGCGATGCGATCAAGGGTTACGTCGATTATCTCGAGAACGACCTTGGCCCGAAATCGCGCGCGTCGTTCCGCCTCGGCCCCGAGCGCCTGGCCAGGAAGCTCAAGCTCGAAGAAGGGATTGAGTTGCCGCTCGCGCGGTTGCTCGACATTGGCCTGAGAGAGCTGGGCATGGTCCAGGAGGAATTTCGGCGCGTGGCGTCGAAGATTGATCGCGGCGATCCTATCGACACCTGGCGGCACGTCAAAGCCACGCGACTGGCGACCGACGGCATCGTGAACGCGGCGCAGCGCCAGGTGAGCGCACTCGCCACCTTCATCGAGCGGAAGGATCTGGTATCGCTGCCTCCCGGCGAACCGGTCACTGCAGCCCCGACGCCGGACTTCTTCCGGTGGACCGGGGCCAGCATGTGGACGCCAGGGCCGTTCGAGGCGCGTCCGACCCGTGCCTACTACTACCTGACAGAGGCGGATCCGGCCTGGTTGGACGGGCAGAAGGCGGAGCACTACCGGGATCTGAACCTCCCGACGTTGTGGTCCATTTCCATTCACGAGGTCTATCCCGGGCACTTCCTGCACTTCCAGCATCTGCGCCGCGTCGCGTCTCGCGCGCGGAAGTCGCTGTTGATGGCGTCAAGCGGGATGGTGGAAGGCTGGGCCCACTACTGCGAACACATGATGATCGAGGCGGGGTTCGAGCGGCAGGACCCGGCGGTTCATCTGGGCCAGCTTGCCGAATCGCTCATCCGCATCGCACGCCTGATTGTGGCCATTCGCCTGCACGCCGAGGACATGTCGGTTGAGCAGGGCGTCCGGTTCTTCCGGGATGAGGCGTTTATCGAAGAGAGCACGGCCCGGCGCGAAGCCGAACGAGGAACATTCGACCCGGGCTATGCCGTGTACACGCTTGGCAAGCTCATGCTGCTGAAGCTGCGCGAAGACTACAAGGCGCACGTGGGCGACGCGTTCACGCTGCGGTCGTTCCACGACACGCTGCTCGGCAACGGTGTCGCGACCATCCCCGTGCACCGGCAACTGATGCTTGGAGAACATGCCGGCGCCGCCATCGAGTAA
- a CDS encoding formylglycine-generating enzyme family protein: MHRAILALVGLATAVILIAVAGARLVAPGPPAFYVEPDTRMVLVAIEPGSFVMGSPASEAGRNDDEQPHRITLSRRIYMGRYEVTQTEWQMVMGANPSRFSDCARCPVEQVNFYDVDDFLTRLTARSSAMRYRLPTEAEWEYACRAGTSTAYGLGDQLEARDANFNASPGEQVTPGSGAYRTRPVGSFAPNAWGLHDMHGNVWEWTNDFYGPYDAQADVDPRGPQAGTTRVIRGGSWYFDAASARCAQRYTHAPQDRGFSLGFRVVGEPVERAR, from the coding sequence ATGCACCGGGCAATCCTCGCACTCGTCGGCCTGGCCACCGCCGTGATTCTCATTGCGGTGGCCGGGGCTCGCCTCGTCGCGCCCGGGCCGCCGGCGTTCTATGTCGAACCGGACACGCGAATGGTGCTGGTCGCGATCGAACCCGGATCGTTCGTCATGGGCAGTCCGGCATCCGAGGCCGGCCGCAACGACGATGAACAGCCGCATCGCATCACGCTGTCACGCCGCATCTACATGGGCCGCTACGAGGTCACGCAGACGGAATGGCAGATGGTGATGGGCGCCAACCCGAGTCGCTTCTCGGACTGCGCGCGCTGTCCGGTTGAACAAGTCAACTTCTACGACGTCGATGATTTTCTGACGCGATTGACAGCGCGATCGTCTGCCATGCGCTACAGGCTTCCAACCGAGGCGGAATGGGAGTACGCATGCCGGGCGGGAACGAGCACGGCGTATGGGCTCGGGGATCAACTGGAAGCCCGCGACGCCAACTTCAACGCGTCGCCCGGGGAACAGGTGACGCCGGGTAGTGGGGCATATCGCACGCGGCCAGTTGGCAGCTTCGCGCCAAACGCCTGGGGCTTGCACGATATGCACGGGAACGTCTGGGAATGGACCAACGATTTCTACGGGCCGTATGACGCGCAAGCTGATGTGGATCCCCGCGGACCCCAGGCCGGCACGACGCGGGTGATCCGCGGCGGGAGCTGGTACTTTGACGCAGCCAGCGCGCGATGCGCGCAACGATATACACACGCCCCACAGGACCGTGGCTTCAGTCTCGGCTTTCGCGTCGTCGGTGAGCCAGTCGAGCGCGCGCGTTGA
- the galU gene encoding UTP--glucose-1-phosphate uridylyltransferase GalU, producing MARVRKAVFPAAGLGTRFLPVTKAQPKEMLPLVDKPIIQYGAEEAVAAGIDNLIIVTGRGKNAIEDHFDVAVELESYLEARHKTDLLAEIREISNLIHVAYVRQGEPLGLGHAVLVARDLVGPEPFAVVLADDVIDADPAGLKQMVDVFDKVQGPVLAVERVGWDRVSSYGIVDIESESDGIYRVRDLVEKPARADAPSDLAIIGRYILTPDIFEELEATAADSSGEIQLTNGLRRLLKKRPIYAYEIKGVRHDTGNKLGYLKAVVYFALRREGLAEPFAEYLRSIKF from the coding sequence ATGGCGAGAGTACGGAAAGCGGTCTTCCCGGCGGCGGGCCTCGGCACGCGGTTCCTGCCCGTGACCAAGGCCCAGCCCAAAGAGATGCTGCCGCTGGTCGACAAGCCCATCATCCAGTACGGCGCCGAGGAAGCCGTGGCGGCCGGTATCGACAACCTCATCATCGTCACGGGCCGAGGCAAGAACGCGATCGAGGATCATTTCGATGTCGCCGTCGAGCTCGAGTCCTATCTGGAAGCCCGCCACAAGACCGATCTGCTCGCCGAAATCCGCGAGATCTCAAACCTCATCCATGTCGCCTATGTCCGACAGGGGGAGCCGCTCGGCCTCGGCCATGCCGTGCTGGTTGCCCGAGATCTCGTGGGCCCAGAGCCGTTCGCGGTCGTGCTGGCCGACGACGTAATCGACGCCGATCCGGCGGGCCTCAAGCAGATGGTGGACGTGTTCGACAAAGTCCAAGGCCCGGTGCTCGCCGTCGAGCGCGTCGGCTGGGATCGCGTCTCCTCGTACGGCATCGTCGACATCGAGAGCGAGTCTGACGGAATCTATCGGGTGCGCGACCTGGTAGAAAAGCCGGCCCGCGCCGATGCGCCGTCGGACCTGGCCATCATCGGCCGCTACATCCTCACGCCCGACATTTTCGAAGAACTCGAAGCGACCGCCGCGGATTCATCGGGCGAAATTCAACTCACCAACGGCCTGCGCCGGCTCCTGAAGAAGCGCCCGATCTATGCGTACGAGATCAAAGGCGTCCGCCACGACACCGGCAACAAGCTTGGTTACCTCAAGGCGGTCGTGTACTTTGCGCTCCGGCGCGAAGGCCTTGCGGAACCCTTCGCCGAGTACCTGCGCTCAATCAAGTTCTAA
- a CDS encoding superoxide dismutase translates to MPFTLPLLPFDVAALEPFLTKENLELHYSKHHNAYVVNLNKFVEDGKVDGKKSLEEIILSSEGPVFNNAAQIWNHTFYWNSMKPKGGGEPTGKLADAIVRDFGSFARFKEEFAAACVSQFGSGWGWLVLDGGKLKVTKTGNADLPLKYKQTALITCDVWEHAYYPTYKNLRPKYVEVFLASLANWEFAAANFARG, encoded by the coding sequence ATGCCGTTCACGCTGCCGCTGTTGCCCTTCGACGTCGCTGCGCTCGAACCGTTCCTCACCAAGGAGAACCTCGAACTTCACTACAGCAAGCACCACAACGCGTATGTCGTGAACCTCAACAAGTTCGTTGAGGACGGGAAGGTGGATGGCAAGAAGTCGCTGGAGGAGATCATTCTCTCCAGCGAGGGCCCGGTCTTCAATAACGCGGCCCAGATCTGGAACCACACCTTCTACTGGAACAGCATGAAGCCCAAAGGCGGCGGCGAACCCACCGGCAAGCTGGCCGACGCCATCGTTCGCGACTTTGGTTCCTTCGCCAGGTTTAAAGAAGAATTCGCTGCTGCGTGCGTCAGTCAGTTCGGATCGGGCTGGGGCTGGCTGGTGCTGGATGGCGGCAAGCTCAAGGTCACCAAGACCGGCAACGCCGATCTGCCGCTCAAGTACAAGCAGACCGCGCTCATCACCTGCGACGTCTGGGAGCACGCGTATTACCCGACATACAAGAACCTCCGGCCCAAGTACGTCGAGGTGTTTCTTGCGAGCCTGGCGAACTGGGAATTCGCCGCGGCGAACTTCGCGCGCGGGTAA